The proteins below come from a single Eucalyptus grandis isolate ANBG69807.140 chromosome 3, ASM1654582v1, whole genome shotgun sequence genomic window:
- the LOC104439129 gene encoding uncharacterized protein LOC104439129: protein MFTDLWEDWGVQWLVTMSLTCQITLAILGSRRRYMTSITVRYIILVTYLLSSYIATIALGELTVLQINYPDRPDYITEVEGLLAPLLLMQLGNPDSITAYSVEDNRLSIRQMLNLFVRVVFVVWILIRCWDSASPIPFLYFPLFAAGIIRSAATVWALKSVYWERSSISVKDVFDEETVSKFFNKFDRLRLSKEQKIILKAYYRFECLKPHIVNWLYHPESLSKSQLNVDRDLAFITTEVELGFMYDVLYTKQPILYKPLGLIGRFTSFFCLVSALCGFAVISRISS, encoded by the coding sequence ATGTTCACAGATTTATGGGAAGATTGGGGCGTCCAATGGCTGGTCACTATGAGCCTTACATGCCAGATCACCCTTGCCATCCTCGGCAGCCGCCGGAGGTACATGACCTCAATCACCGTCAGATACATCATCCTCGTCACCTACTTGCTCTCTTCTTACATTGCGACCATCGCCCTTGGCGAGCTCACTGTTCTCCAGATCAACTATCCTGATCGACCAGACTACATTACTGAGGTCGAGGGGTTGCTGGCACCGTTGCTCTTGATGCAGCTTGGGAACCCCGACTCCATAACCGCATATTCAGTCGAGGACAACCGGCTCAGCATCCGGCAGATGCTGAATTTGTTTGTCAGGGTCGTTTTTGTCGTCTGGATCCTGATTCGCTGCTGGGACAGCGCATCCCCCATTCCATTTTTGTACTTCCCCTTGTTTGCTGCTGGGATCATCCGATCCGCGGCGACAGTGTGGGCCCTCAAGTCCGTTTACTGGGAGAGGTCGAGCATATCAGTGAAGGATGTCTTCGATGAGGAAACTGTCAGCAAGTTCTTCAACAAGTTCGACAGGCTCAGATTGTCGAAGGAGCAAAAGATCATCTTGAAGGCGTACTATCGGTTTGAATGCTTGAAGCCACACATTGTAAACTGGCTATACCACCCCGAGTCGCTATCTAAATCTCAGTTAAATGTAGATCGTGATTTAGCCTTCATCACAACTGAGGTCGAACTTGGATTCATGTATGACGTACTTTACACCAAGCAACCCATTCTCTATAAACCACTTGGTCTTATCGGTCGCTTCACTAGCTTTTTCTGTCTAGTCTCGGCCTTGTGTGGATTTGCTGTTATTTCAAGAATATCTTCTTGA